One Oligoflexus sp. genomic region harbors:
- a CDS encoding ATP-binding protein, giving the protein MTIPLCPHNEPQRLLELKRLKAMENIVEKSYGNYTLLAASICATPASAISLIDSDAQWFRAQVGLHLKGTARDISFCTHAILHDGVYIVNNAHEDPLFQGNPLVTGEPRVCFYAGAPLITSRGHNLGTLCVMDYVQRTLTPEQIQVLKRLSDQIVIQLEESMNTANLSATLSRLHTFLDHMEFAALIEDEEGAVLYLNEGFKRMFPAALDLETAKACDHRQSLIEDLKDCFSQPQEFMELVTDFMKERRKRSCQELRTRDDAILELDYIPTLDNELYRGHIWLFRDVTEQRRVAQDIEQHKIQALHAEKLAILGEMAAGLAHEINNPLAIIQGQAHRLRLQARRQTLNAEGVESAVQCIDVTVARIVKIIQGLRAFARDDGQAEPQIVSVQQIIDDALMFCESRIKNHGFHLRVTPVPSDLRMICRPIPITQVLVQLLNNAFDACRMQEGGHPWIEIQIRHEADSITLRVVDSGPGIPRELAEKIMLPFFTTKEIGKGSGLGLSIAKGIVESHRGAFFFFDQEAPHTTFVLQLPLARAGASFDRPLN; this is encoded by the coding sequence GTGACAATCCCGTTGTGTCCACACAATGAACCTCAGCGTCTTTTGGAACTCAAGCGTCTAAAAGCCATGGAAAATATTGTGGAGAAATCCTACGGCAACTACACGCTGCTGGCGGCCAGTATATGCGCAACTCCAGCGTCAGCAATTTCACTGATCGACAGTGATGCGCAATGGTTCCGTGCGCAGGTTGGTTTGCATCTCAAAGGCACGGCGCGTGACATTTCATTTTGCACGCATGCGATCCTGCACGATGGCGTTTACATCGTGAACAACGCGCATGAAGATCCTTTATTTCAAGGCAATCCCCTGGTCACAGGAGAGCCGCGCGTTTGCTTCTATGCGGGCGCGCCTTTGATTACCTCGCGCGGTCATAATCTGGGAACGCTCTGTGTCATGGACTACGTGCAGCGAACACTGACGCCGGAACAGATCCAGGTGCTCAAGCGCCTTTCGGATCAGATCGTGATCCAGCTCGAAGAGTCGATGAATACGGCCAACCTCAGCGCGACGCTGAGCAGGCTGCACACGTTTTTGGATCACATGGAATTCGCCGCGCTCATCGAGGATGAAGAGGGTGCGGTCCTTTATTTGAATGAAGGGTTCAAGCGCATGTTCCCCGCGGCCTTGGACCTCGAAACGGCCAAGGCCTGTGATCACCGGCAATCGTTGATCGAGGATCTGAAGGACTGTTTCAGCCAGCCCCAGGAGTTCATGGAGCTGGTCACAGATTTCATGAAGGAGAGGCGCAAGCGCAGTTGCCAGGAACTCAGGACTCGCGATGACGCGATTTTGGAACTGGATTACATTCCCACTTTGGATAACGAACTTTATCGCGGACACATCTGGCTCTTTCGTGATGTGACCGAACAGCGCCGCGTGGCCCAGGATATCGAGCAGCATAAGATCCAGGCCCTGCACGCCGAAAAACTGGCGATTTTAGGGGAAATGGCCGCCGGCCTCGCTCATGAAATCAATAATCCCTTGGCTATCATCCAGGGTCAGGCTCATCGACTGCGACTGCAGGCCCGCCGTCAAACCTTGAACGCGGAGGGCGTGGAAAGTGCGGTGCAGTGCATTGATGTCACCGTCGCACGCATTGTGAAAATCATCCAGGGCCTGCGGGCCTTCGCTCGTGATGATGGGCAGGCCGAACCCCAGATCGTGAGCGTGCAGCAGATCATTGATGACGCTTTGATGTTCTGTGAATCGCGCATCAAAAATCATGGCTTTCATTTGCGCGTCACGCCCGTTCCTTCTGATCTGCGCATGATCTGCCGGCCGATACCGATCACCCAGGTCCTGGTGCAGCTTTTGAATAATGCCTTCGACGCCTGCCGGATGCAGGAAGGCGGTCATCCTTGGATTGAAATCCAGATCAGGCACGAGGCCGACAGCATCACCCTGCGGGTCGTGGACTCCGGGCCGGGCATACCCCGCGAGCTGGCCGAAAAAATCATGCTGCCTTTTTTCACCACCAAAGAGATTGGCAAAGGCTCCGGCCTGGGTCTCAGCATCGCCAAAGGGATCGTGGAAAGCCACCGCGGAGCCTTCTTCTTCTTCGATCAAGAGGCCCCTCATACCACCTTCGTCCTCCAGCTGCCTCTGGCGCGGGCAGGGGCCTCATTCGATCGTCCACTTAACTAA